DNA from Asanoa sp. WMMD1127:
TCGACGGCGTGCGCCGGATCGACGCGACGCTGTGGACCCGCGAGGACGACGGCACGTCCCACCCGGGCCTGGCGGCGTCCTACGCGGCGGGCGTGGTCCGCTGCGACCTGCGCGCCGGCGCCGCCACGATGGCCGGCACGCTCGTCGAACGCGGCCTGTTCACCACCTCGCCGACGGCGACCGACATCGCGGCCGGAGCGGTCCGCTACGGCGTGCGCCAGATCTCCGGCGCCCCTGACCCGGCCCGCCTGGTGCCGGCGGTCCAGGGCCCGCTGACCGCGCTGGAGGTGGCGGTCTCCACCCAGGTCCGCGGCGAGTCCGACGACCTGCTGGTGGTCGACGGCCCGCTGCGCAACCGCCGCCAGCTGACCCGCACGATCGGCTACGTGAAGACGCAGCAGAGCCAATATCTCGACGCGACGCTGACCAACGTGGTGACCGCGCTGCGCCCCGGCGAACGCTCGCCGGTCTTCCTGATGGGCACGGCCTGGGGCGGCTACACCTGGTACCTGCGCCTGCCCGGCCCGACCGGAGCGCCGTGGGCGGGCATCGTGCGGGTGGAGTGCTCGACGGAGCTGCCGTCCCAGGAGGCCATCGAGCTGGCCGACCTGTCCCTGGTCACCCTGCCGCGCTTCGCCTCGACGCCCTACAAGGACCCGCGGGCACCCCAGAACCTGATCCCGATCGCAGGCCTGGAACGCCGCCTCCGCGGCCTACTCGGCGACTCCCGCCTTCTGCACCGCGCCCTGACCCTCGCCGCCGCCCGCAGCGCCGCGGTGCCCGTGGGGCGATAGCGCTTGTGTTGACGACGCTGTTGCGCCGACTCGGCGCGGGCCCGTGGACCGACGAGGACTACCTGGCGCTCGGCGAGACGGTGCCACGCGTCGAGCTCATCGACGGCGGACTGTTGATCAGCCCTCGGGGCGAACCGGGGCACCAGCATGTCAGTCGTCAGTTGGCGTTGGCCCTGCATGCCCCGGCCCGGGCGGCGGGGCTGACCATCTATCCGGCGGTAAACGTCCGGCTCCAAGTCGATCGGATCGTGATACCGGATCTGGTCCTGGCCGCGACGGACGAAGACGGTCTGCTGATGAATGCCGCCGACGTCGCACTCGTTTGCGAGATCACCTCCCCGGAGACGGCCGTGACCGATCGAGTGGTCAAGACGCAGCTGTACGCCGACGCCGCCATCCCTTCCTATTTGCTCGTCGAGCGGACTCTGTTTTCGCTCACGCTCACGCTGTTCCAGCTGTGCGGGAGCCGGTATGCGGAGGTCGGCACAGCGCACCCTGGTCAGTTGCTGAGTCTCACCGAGCCGATTCTCGTTGACCTTGAAGTCGATCACCTGAGCTGACAGTGCTCGCGTGGCCGAAGTGGAGCTCCGGGTCGGTGACGCGGTCGGCGCGGAGGAGTTTGACGTCCGTGTGGTAGTTCATCGAGGTCAGCCAGGGCAGGCGGTCGCCCTGGCGAGGCAGCTGGTCGATGACGCGGCGGATGTAGCCGGCGCCGAAGTCCAGGAACGGGCGGGTGGGCATCGCCGGGTCGGCCGGGTCCGGGCGGCAGATCTCGTAGCCGTGCTTGTCCATGTGGGCCAGCAGCAGGCAGAAGTGCTCGCAGAGCAGGCCGACCTTGAGCGTCCACGACGAGTTGGTGTAGCCCACCACGAACGCGAAGTTCGGCACCCCGGAGAGCATCATCCCCTTGTACGCGATCGTGTCCGGGATGTTGACCGGCGTGCCGTCGACGGTCAGCGTCACGCCCGCCAGGGCCTGCACGTTGAGGCCCGTCGCGGTGACGATGACGTCCGCCGGCAGCTCGCGACCCGACGCCAGCCGGATGCCGTGCTCGGTGAACGTCTCGATCCGGTCGGTGACCACCTCCGCGCTACCGTCGCGGATCGACGTGAACAGGTCACCGTCCGGGACGAGGCACAACCGCTGATCCCACGGGTTGTACGGCGGCCGGAAATGCTCGTCGACCGGGTAGCCCTCGGGCAGCTGCCGCGCGTTGAACCAGCGGATCAGGCGGCGGGCCCGCTCCGGGTGCCGCTGGCAGAAACGCCAGATCCAGCGCTGGGTGGCGATGTTCTTGCGCCTCGTCCAGGCGTACCCCTTCTCCGGGCCGAGGTATTTCTTGAGCGCGTTGCCGAGCGCGTCCCTGGCCGGCACGGAGAGGATGTAGGTCGGCGTGCGCTGCAGCATCGTCACGTGGGCCGCGGTGCCCGCCATCGCCGGGACGATGGTGACCGCGGTCGCCCCGCTGCCGACCACGACGACCCGCTTGCCCGCGTAGTCGAGGTCCTCGGGCCAGTGCTGCGGATGCACGATCGCGCCGCGGAACCGTTCCTGGCCCTCGAACCGCGGCGTGAAGCCCTCGTCGTAGCGGTAGTAGCCGCCGGCGCAGAAAAGCCAGCGGGCGGTGAATGTGACCGGCTCGCCGGAGACGTCCACCGTGACCGTCCACAGTGCTGTCCCCGAGTCGAACGCCGCCGCGCGTACCCGGTGGTGGTAGCGGATGTGGGGGTCCAGGCCGTTCTCCGTGGCCGTCTCGCGCAGGTAGGCCAGGATCCGCGGCGCCGACGCGATCGCCTCCTCGTCGCGCCACGGCTTGAACGCGTAGCCGAACGTGTGGAGGTCGGAGTCGGAGCGCGTGCCCGGGTAGCGGAACAGGTCCCAGGTGCCGCCGGACGCGCCGCGGGCCTCCAGGATCGCGAACGTCTTGCCCGGCAGCGACGTCTTGAGGTAGCGCCCCGCGCCGATGCCGGAGATGCCGGCGCCGACGATCAGCACATCGAAATGCTCCACCGCCATCCGTTCATGGTCTGCCTCACCGTCGGGCCGCCGCGAGGACGATCTGCACTCCGATCACCCCTGGCGTGGTGCGAACTGCACCACTAGCCTGCGGGGATGTCGTGGGAACCGCCGTCACCCCGGGTGCGGGAGCTGATCCGGGCGGGTGCCGAGATCGCGCTGCACCCCCGCCCGGAGTGGCTCGCCGAGATCGACGCGGCGACGCTCGCCGGCGAGGCCCGCCGGCCGATCGCCGGCGACCCGGTGCTCGCCGCCGCCACCCGCCGCACCAACCGGTCCAACCTGCTCTTCTGGGCCGCCGCCAACGTCCGCGCGCCGGGCCAGCCGGTGCCGGCCAACGACGAGGCGGCGCCGCTGTCGATCGCCCGCGACCTGGTCCGGCGGGGTCTGGACGAGTCGGCCCTGGATGCCTACCGGGTGGGTGAGGCGGTGGCGGCCCGGCTCTGGACCCAGATCGCCTGCACGCTGACCGACGACACCGCGGAGCTGCGCGAGCTGCTCGACGTCTCGTTGCGGTCGATCGCCGCGTTCGTCGACGCGACGGTGACGGCGATCTCGCTGCGGATGCGGGCCGAGCGGGCGGCGTTGACCCAGGGGAGCCACGCCGAACGTCGGGAGACGGTCATGCTGCTGCTCGACGGCGTGCCGATCACGGGCGCGGACAACAAGCTCGGGTACGCGCTGGACCGCACCCACACCGCCGCCGTGGTCTGGACCGACGACCCGGACGCCGACCTCCGCCAGCTGGACCGGGCCGCCGACGCGCTGGCCGGCCCGGCCCGCCCCCTGATCGTGCTGGCCAGCGCCGCGACCCGCTGGGTGTGGGTGCACGGCGCCGCCGACCCGGCGCGGCTCGACCGGCTTCCGCCGGCGGTCCGGGTCGCGCTCGGCGCTCCGGCGCCCGGCGTCGACGGTTTCCGCCGCAGCCACCTCGACGCGCTCACCACGCAGCGCCTGCTGGCCCGGCTCGGTGCGGCGCACCGGGTGGCCGCGTTCGCCGACGTCGAGGTGGTCGCGCTGCTGACCCAGGACCCGGAGGGCGCCGACCGGTTCGTCACCCGCACGCTGGGCGGGTTGGAGTCGGCGCCCGCCGAGATCAGGGCGGCCGTGCGGGCCTACATCGCGGAGCAGTGCAACGCGTCCCGCGCCGCGGCCCGGCTGTTCACCCACCGCAACACGTTGCTGCGCCGGCTGGCCCGCGCCGACGCGCTGCTGCCCCGCTCGCTCGCGGGCCGCGCCGTCGAGGTCGGCGCGGCCCTCGAGATCCTGCACTGGCGCGGCTAGTCGACGCGCCAGCCGTCGCGGTACTCCACAGTGGTGAGAGCGACCTCGTCGTGCCAGCCGCCGGGCACCGGCGCGACCCGCACGCGCGCCGGCCGGTCGACCAGCACGCAGAGCTCGTCGCCCGGCCACCACCAGCCGGTGGCGCGGGCGAGGTCGGCCCATTGTCCGAAGTGGTCGGACGTGTCGGCGTCCCAGCCGGCTAGGCCGAGACGGCGCAGGGTGTCGTAGTAGCCGATCCAGCACGCGTCCTGCTGGCCGTACCAGCAGACCGGTGTGTCCGGCCCGAGCGCCGCCCGCACCGGATGGCGGAAACCGTTGCCCAGGCTGCGATGCAGGGCGCCGCGGACCGCCTGGTGCAGCACCACCGGCAGTGGCACGCCCCGGGCGAGCGCGTCCAGCGGTGGCAGCTCCGGCCAGCGTTCCTGTTTCTTGCCGGGCCGGCGCGGCGGTGACAGCTCCGGATCGGTGTGGGTCACCCCGGCGCTGAGCGCCGCCCGCAACCGCGACGCGACCGTGGCGACGTCGCTGGCCAGCACGGGCGGGCCGACCGGGCGCCGGATCCACTCGTAGAGGTCGTCCAATGTGGGCCAACCGCGGACCAGGGCGAGCGCCTTGGCGGGGGAGTCGACCCACTCGAACTGGGGCCGGGGCCGGCCGATGCGGGCGTAGATGCCGGCCACGCTGTGTTCGGCGGTCTCCCGGTCAGCGGGCGAGCCGGACAGGCCGTGATCGAGCCATTCCCGGCGAATCAGAACTGCTTCGCGCCAAATGTCAGCGGCGTCACCACGCCGCGCGGGCGCGGTCATCGAACGAGGGCGTCGCCGCCCTTTCGGTAGGAGATCATCCGCTCATGGTGCCACAGCGTCGCCCGCTGTTGGTAGGGTCCCGAAGATCCAGCCGTCCCTTCCCGCGGAGTCGCAATGATCATCTTTGGTGTGTCGGTCTTCTACATCTTCGGCCTGATCGGCACCGGGCACTTCCACTGCCCGCACTGCGGCGGCGACCGGGACTACGAGCACCGCACCGCGCGCCGGTTCTTCACGCTGTTCTTCCTGCCGGTGATCCCGCTCGACAAGGTCGGCGAGGTGGTGCGCTGCAAGACCTGCCGCACCAAGTTCGACCCGATCGTGCTGAGCCGCCCGACCACCGCCCAGCTGGCCAGCGCCCTGCCGGCCGGCATGCGCGCCGCGGCGTCGGTCGTGCTGCGGGCCGGCGGCCTCAACGACGCGACGGCCCGGGCCGCGGTCGACGCGGTCCGCGAGGCCGGCGCGGGCGACTACGACCTCGCCCACGTGCAGGCCGACGCCAACCAGCCGATCGAGTACGCGGCCGAGCCGCTGCGGGCCCTGTCGGCCAACTTCACCCAGGACGCCTGCGAGCGCCAGCTCGCCAACGCCGTGCGGATCGCCCTCGCCGACGGCCCGCTCAGCCAGCCCGAGCGCGACGCCGTCCACTGGATCGCCGACAAGCTCGGCATGACCCCGGCCCACGCCACCGGCGTCATCGCCACCGTGGAACAGTCCATCCGCGGTTAGCCGATGTCCCGCACCTCGATCACCCGGGTCGTCGGGGCGGCGTCGGCGATCGCCTCGCGGTGGGCGAGCCGCTCCGGGTCCCGCATGAACGACTCGTAGCCGGCCCGGTCGGCGAAGCGGATCAGGTGCACCTCGGTCGTGCCGGCGGCGTC
Protein-coding regions in this window:
- a CDS encoding Uma2 family endonuclease, whose amino-acid sequence is MTTLLRRLGAGPWTDEDYLALGETVPRVELIDGGLLISPRGEPGHQHVSRQLALALHAPARAAGLTIYPAVNVRLQVDRIVIPDLVLAATDEDGLLMNAADVALVCEITSPETAVTDRVVKTQLYADAAIPSYLLVERTLFSLTLTLFQLCGSRYAEVGTAHPGQLLSLTEPILVDLEVDHLS
- a CDS encoding NAD(P)/FAD-dependent oxidoreductase; translation: MAVEHFDVLIVGAGISGIGAGRYLKTSLPGKTFAILEARGASGGTWDLFRYPGTRSDSDLHTFGYAFKPWRDEEAIASAPRILAYLRETATENGLDPHIRYHHRVRAAAFDSGTALWTVTVDVSGEPVTFTARWLFCAGGYYRYDEGFTPRFEGQERFRGAIVHPQHWPEDLDYAGKRVVVVGSGATAVTIVPAMAGTAAHVTMLQRTPTYILSVPARDALGNALKKYLGPEKGYAWTRRKNIATQRWIWRFCQRHPERARRLIRWFNARQLPEGYPVDEHFRPPYNPWDQRLCLVPDGDLFTSIRDGSAEVVTDRIETFTEHGIRLASGRELPADVIVTATGLNVQALAGVTLTVDGTPVNIPDTIAYKGMMLSGVPNFAFVVGYTNSSWTLKVGLLCEHFCLLLAHMDKHGYEICRPDPADPAMPTRPFLDFGAGYIRRVIDQLPRQGDRLPWLTSMNYHTDVKLLRADRVTDPELHFGHASTVSSGDRLQGQRESAR
- a CDS encoding PucR family transcriptional regulator, which encodes MSWEPPSPRVRELIRAGAEIALHPRPEWLAEIDAATLAGEARRPIAGDPVLAAATRRTNRSNLLFWAAANVRAPGQPVPANDEAAPLSIARDLVRRGLDESALDAYRVGEAVAARLWTQIACTLTDDTAELRELLDVSLRSIAAFVDATVTAISLRMRAERAALTQGSHAERRETVMLLLDGVPITGADNKLGYALDRTHTAAVVWTDDPDADLRQLDRAADALAGPARPLIVLASAATRWVWVHGAADPARLDRLPPAVRVALGAPAPGVDGFRRSHLDALTTQRLLARLGAAHRVAAFADVEVVALLTQDPEGADRFVTRTLGGLESAPAEIRAAVRAYIAEQCNASRAAARLFTHRNTLLRRLARADALLPRSLAGRAVEVGAALEILHWRG
- a CDS encoding zinc-ribbon domain-containing protein, which gives rise to MIIFGVSVFYIFGLIGTGHFHCPHCGGDRDYEHRTARRFFTLFFLPVIPLDKVGEVVRCKTCRTKFDPIVLSRPTTAQLASALPAGMRAAASVVLRAGGLNDATARAAVDAVREAGAGDYDLAHVQADANQPIEYAAEPLRALSANFTQDACERQLANAVRIALADGPLSQPERDAVHWIADKLGMTPAHATGVIATVEQSIRG